A single Marinitoga aeolica DNA region contains:
- a CDS encoding glycosyltransferase, translating to MNIGIFSDVYFPQKNGVSTAVKLYKEEMEKLGHNVYLFIPKYSKDYKRNEKNVFEFPAIKFLFEKEQRIALPISTDIFKIRDLNLDIIHSQDPFSMGIFAEFMSKLLKIKHVGTHHTMYEYYRNYLPLIIRPTLKQTQRVIKNWCLKLDKVISPTKNIKELLVSYGVPDEHIVVIPTGIDTEKFNKKIEWNIKEEYGILPEEKILLFVGRLGPEKNIDFLIKVFHKVSYEEKNVKLIIVGDGVERNKLEELVVELDMHDKVIFTGGQPRERVLDAYKQADLFIFASYTETQGLVVLESMAAGTPVVALGKMGVYDLLNHENAGGIMLKELNEDDFAHEIIRVLKDEKLYEKLSKNAIDFVKKNYSIEVSVNKILNVYKSLLNIDKKKNL from the coding sequence ATGAACATAGGAATATTTTCTGATGTATATTTTCCTCAAAAAAATGGAGTTTCTACAGCGGTTAAATTATATAAAGAAGAAATGGAAAAATTAGGTCACAACGTATATTTATTTATTCCTAAATATTCTAAAGATTATAAAAGAAATGAAAAAAATGTTTTTGAATTTCCAGCAATAAAATTTTTATTTGAAAAAGAACAGAGAATAGCATTACCAATTTCGACAGATATTTTTAAAATAAGAGATCTTAATCTTGATATAATTCATTCTCAAGATCCTTTTTCCATGGGAATATTTGCTGAATTTATGTCTAAATTATTAAAGATTAAGCACGTTGGAACTCATCATACTATGTATGAATATTACAGAAATTATTTACCGCTAATCATAAGACCAACATTAAAACAAACACAAAGGGTAATAAAAAATTGGTGTTTGAAACTAGACAAGGTAATTTCTCCCACCAAAAACATAAAAGAGCTTTTAGTAAGTTATGGTGTTCCAGATGAACATATAGTTGTTATACCTACAGGTATCGATACTGAAAAATTTAATAAAAAAATAGAATGGAATATAAAAGAAGAATATGGTATTCTTCCAGAAGAAAAAATTTTATTATTTGTGGGAAGATTGGGTCCTGAAAAAAATATTGATTTTTTAATAAAAGTTTTTCATAAAGTTTCATATGAAGAGAAAAATGTTAAATTAATTATTGTTGGAGATGGAGTTGAAAGAAACAAATTAGAAGAATTAGTTGTTGAATTAGATATGCATGATAAAGTTATATTTACAGGAGGTCAACCAAGAGAAAGAGTTTTAGATGCGTATAAACAAGCAGACCTATTTATTTTTGCTTCTTATACAGAAACTCAAGGATTAGTGGTATTAGAATCAATGGCAGCTGGTACTCCTGTGGTAGCGTTGGGGAAAATGGGAGTATATGATTTATTGAATCATGAAAATGCTGGTGGAATAATGCTTAAAGAATTAAATGAAGATGATTTTGCACATGAAATTATAAGAGTTTTGAAAGATGAAAAATTGTATGAAAAATTATCAAAAAATGCAATCGATTTTGTGAAAAAGAATTATTCCATAGAAGTTTCAGTAAATAAAATACTTAATGTGTATAAGAGCCTCTTAAATATTGACAAAAAAAAGAATTTATGA
- a CDS encoding lysylphosphatidylglycerol synthase transmembrane domain-containing protein, which produces MSQSSPGFINKKNIIKNLIFVLALGLGINIIFSFYTDFGKMGEALKTIKLGYFLIPFFVYIVVYLIESLRLTIVLRLFKYKISFKDSFFNSAMGYLFSYLTPLASGGQPFQIYHLKTLNVKARESSSIIISRFVENTISIIIIILIFIRRVLDIVYTTNLNRKILFLGLVTSLFFAIFFLFFLIRPDYIGKFAKKIETTKFIILLEKKFNKQKLSEKINKWTIELKNSVTILWRENLYIMILDIFLGLIVLLLQAYSMYYLFFKIIKIDMNFFEFSLIYFLIMLVSFYVPTPGASGGIESAYILVFLDFFKNKSLIVLSIFLWRISTYYLQIFFLFILMGIYFRKTKGDLHIGT; this is translated from the coding sequence ATGTCTCAATCCAGCCCGGGTTTTATAAATAAAAAGAATATAATTAAAAATTTAATCTTTGTTTTAGCGTTAGGGTTAGGGATAAATATAATATTTTCTTTTTATACAGATTTTGGAAAAATGGGAGAGGCATTAAAAACAATAAAATTAGGCTATTTTTTAATTCCTTTTTTTGTTTATATTGTGGTATATTTAATAGAATCACTCAGATTAACAATTGTTTTAAGGCTTTTTAAGTATAAAATTTCTTTTAAAGATTCTTTTTTTAATAGTGCTATGGGGTATTTATTTAGTTATTTAACTCCCTTAGCTTCTGGAGGACAACCTTTTCAAATATATCATCTAAAGACGCTTAATGTTAAAGCTCGAGAGTCGAGTAGTATAATAATTTCAAGGTTTGTAGAAAATACAATTTCAATTATTATCATTATTTTAATATTTATAAGAAGGGTATTGGATATTGTATACACTACAAATTTAAATAGAAAAATTTTATTTTTAGGTTTAGTAACTTCTTTATTTTTTGCTATTTTTTTTCTTTTTTTCCTTATAAGGCCAGATTATATTGGTAAATTTGCTAAAAAAATTGAAACTACGAAATTTATCATTTTACTTGAAAAGAAATTTAATAAACAAAAATTATCTGAAAAAATAAATAAATGGACTATAGAATTAAAAAATAGTGTAACCATCTTATGGAGAGAAAATTTATATATAATGATTTTGGATATATTTTTAGGGTTAATAGTTTTATTATTGCAGGCTTATTCAATGTATTATTTATTTTTTAAGATTATAAAAATAGATATGAATTTTTTTGAATTTTCTTTAATATACTTTCTTATTATGTTAGTTAGCTTTTATGTACCTACACCTGGTGCAAGTGGTGGTATTGAAAGTGCATATATTTTAGTATTTCTTGATTTTTTTAAAAACAAATCATTAATAGTTTTATCGATATTTTTATGGAGAATATCTACATATTATCTTCAAATTTTCTTTTTATTTATTTTGATGGGGATATATTTTAGAAAAACTAAGGGGGATCTTCATATTGGCACCTAA
- a CDS encoding glycosyltransferase has product MEILFFSIIFSLLFQILGKYTNLYKTFVSKNNIQKISDRILKISIVIPVYNEEEVIKKSIESIEKNDYKNFEIIVIDDNSTDRTFDILKELKNRFDNIKIVKKKGKKGKPQSINEAFEYITGDVVLFLDADTLIDENFLEEHIKYFYNPKINMTYVDFEAYNYKEKLIFDYQEIYFEFSRNILYSNIFSKVVFMGNGVFIRKNILEKVLPLDNATLVDDVHLAIKLNQEKINQIFIISPKVMIQYVSNFRDLFFQHKRWYLGGVEELIKALKYKDFNIFFINLLILMIIVFPIISIIILLKDIGLGMFLLRNYLNVFWGLSIGSAILTTVKTGNLLKLIISLFITTPLMLIFEYVILLNSFFNLNKKERQWYKVQREKI; this is encoded by the coding sequence ATGGAAATATTATTTTTTAGCATTATTTTTTCATTATTATTCCAAATATTAGGTAAATATACAAATTTATATAAAACATTTGTAAGTAAAAATAATATTCAAAAAATTTCTGATAGAATTTTGAAAATATCGATTGTAATACCTGTATATAATGAAGAAGAAGTTATCAAAAAAAGCATTGAAAGTATAGAGAAAAATGATTATAAAAATTTTGAAATAATAGTTATTGATGATAATTCAACTGATAGAACATTTGATATATTGAAAGAACTAAAAAATAGATTTGATAATATTAAAATAGTAAAAAAGAAAGGGAAAAAAGGGAAACCTCAATCTATAAATGAAGCATTTGAATATATTACAGGTGATGTAGTATTATTTTTGGATGCAGATACATTAATTGATGAGAACTTTTTGGAAGAACATATAAAGTATTTTTATAATCCTAAAATAAATATGACGTATGTAGATTTTGAAGCATATAATTATAAAGAAAAACTGATTTTTGATTATCAAGAAATATATTTTGAATTTAGCAGGAATATTTTATATTCAAATATTTTTTCTAAAGTAGTTTTTATGGGGAATGGAGTATTTATTAGAAAAAATATTCTCGAAAAAGTTTTACCCTTAGACAATGCAACATTAGTAGATGATGTTCATTTAGCTATTAAGTTAAACCAAGAAAAAATCAATCAAATATTCATCATTTCACCGAAAGTAATGATCCAATATGTTTCAAATTTCAGAGATCTTTTTTTTCAACATAAAAGATGGTATTTAGGTGGAGTTGAAGAACTAATAAAGGCATTAAAATATAAAGATTTTAATATATTCTTTATAAATTTATTAATTCTGATGATAATAGTATTTCCAATAATATCTATTATAATTTTATTAAAAGATATTGGACTTGGTATGTTTTTGCTAAGGAATTATTTGAATGTATTTTGGGGATTAAGCATTGGATCAGCTATACTAACCACTGTAAAAACAGGAAATTTGTTAAAATTAATAATTAGTCTTTTTATAACAACACCTTTAATGTTGATATTTGAGTATGTTATATTACTAAATTCGTTTTTTAATTTGAATAAAAAAGAAAGACAATGGTATAAAGTTCAACGAGAAAAAATATAG
- a CDS encoding glycosyltransferase family 2 protein, with protein sequence MAPKIAALVVTYNRKDLLRETLKAILMQTFSINTLFVINNASTDGTDKVLEEYKEKYSDKIKIVNLEENLGGAGGFNYGIHYIYNTFKYDWIWLMDDDAVPAENALETLFTYYNNLPKKKQNKIGVLQNKRVLDRKWFDENNGKYFPLKAKKRWAGTFVGYLIKTEVVGKIGFPEKEFFIYSDDVEYTLRVRKMGYKTLTIFGSYIYHPTWTTQWDYIFKKRKIKIPGWKIYYVFRNPFLIYKNNEMIKFFLKIFFKFDALIWKRIDPKLYPFALKGLKDGLNGIGGKVIKPGQKDIKEVSK encoded by the coding sequence TTGGCACCTAAAATTGCAGCATTAGTAGTAACTTATAATAGAAAAGATTTATTGAGAGAAACATTAAAAGCAATTTTAATGCAAACATTTTCAATAAATACATTATTTGTTATAAATAATGCAAGTACAGATGGAACAGATAAAGTTTTAGAAGAATATAAAGAAAAATACTCAGACAAGATAAAGATTGTAAACCTCGAAGAAAATTTGGGTGGAGCTGGTGGATTTAATTACGGAATCCACTATATTTATAATACTTTTAAATATGATTGGATATGGCTGATGGACGATGATGCTGTACCAGCTGAAAATGCACTAGAAACCCTTTTTACATATTATAACAATCTTCCGAAAAAAAAGCAAAATAAAATAGGGGTATTACAAAATAAAAGAGTGTTAGATAGAAAATGGTTTGATGAAAATAATGGGAAATATTTTCCATTAAAAGCAAAAAAAAGATGGGCAGGAACATTTGTTGGATATTTAATAAAAACGGAAGTTGTAGGCAAAATAGGATTCCCTGAAAAAGAGTTTTTTATTTATTCAGATGATGTAGAATATACTTTAAGAGTAAGAAAAATGGGTTATAAAACATTGACAATATTTGGAAGTTATATTTATCATCCAACATGGACAACGCAATGGGATTATATTTTTAAAAAGAGGAAAATAAAAATACCTGGTTGGAAAATATATTATGTATTTAGGAATCCATTTTTAATATATAAAAATAATGAAATGATCAAATTTTTCTTGAAAATATTTTTTAAATTTGATGCATTAATATGGAAGAGAATAGATCCTAAATTATATCCTTTTGCTTTAAAAGGATTAAAAGATGGGTTAAATGGAATAGGTGGTAAAGTTATTAAACCAGGGCAAAAGGATATAAAAGAGGTGTCAAAATGA
- the glf gene encoding UDP-galactopyranose mutase, which translates to MKFDILVVGAGLAGATSARLLAEQGKKVLVIEKHKHVAGHCHDYKDENGITVHTYGPHIFHTKNKKVWDFVNKFTEFHYYQHKVLSYAEGKLIPFPINRDTLKEVFGIEIGTHEVKEFLEKEVKKSRYNNPPKNFRDVVVSQVGERLYEMFFKNYTIKQWERDPEELSPEVAKRIPIRENRDDRYFSDQYQGIPKYGYTKMVENMLDHENISILLGADYFEIKDIIKPELTIYTGELDRFFDYKYGKLEYRSLELELKTYDTENYQPVATVNYPNDYDWTRITEFKHFLDEKSNKTTVCFEYPKAEGEPYYIVMTEDNMKKRKQYINEVKKLEESGEYIFVGRLAEYKYYNMDQVIEKSAEKIIKIYKEW; encoded by the coding sequence ATGAAATTCGATATATTGGTTGTAGGGGCAGGATTAGCAGGAGCAACTTCTGCCAGATTATTAGCAGAACAAGGTAAAAAAGTGTTAGTGATAGAAAAGCACAAACATGTGGCTGGACATTGTCATGATTATAAAGATGAAAATGGAATAACTGTTCATACATATGGACCGCATATATTTCATACAAAAAATAAAAAAGTATGGGATTTCGTAAACAAATTTACAGAATTTCATTATTATCAACATAAAGTATTAAGTTATGCAGAAGGGAAATTAATACCCTTTCCTATTAACAGAGATACATTAAAAGAAGTGTTTGGAATTGAAATAGGAACACATGAAGTAAAAGAATTTTTAGAAAAAGAAGTTAAAAAGTCTAGATATAATAATCCACCAAAAAACTTTAGAGATGTTGTAGTATCACAAGTAGGAGAAAGATTATATGAAATGTTCTTTAAAAATTATACAATAAAACAATGGGAAAGAGATCCAGAAGAATTATCTCCAGAAGTAGCAAAGAGAATACCAATTAGAGAAAATAGAGATGACAGATATTTTTCTGATCAATATCAAGGAATACCAAAATATGGATATACCAAAATGGTAGAAAATATGTTGGATCATGAAAACATATCAATATTATTAGGGGCAGATTATTTCGAAATAAAAGATATAATAAAACCTGAATTAACAATATATACAGGAGAATTAGATAGATTCTTTGATTACAAATATGGGAAATTAGAATATAGGTCATTAGAATTGGAACTAAAAACATATGATACAGAAAATTATCAACCAGTAGCAACAGTAAATTATCCAAATGATTATGATTGGACAAGAATTACAGAGTTCAAACATTTTTTAGATGAAAAATCAAATAAAACTACAGTATGTTTTGAATATCCAAAGGCAGAAGGGGAACCATATTATATAGTAATGACGGAAGATAATATGAAAAAAAGAAAACAATACATAAACGAAGTAAAAAAATTAGAAGAAAGTGGAGAATATATATTTGTTGGAAGATTAGCTGAATATAAATATTACAATATGGATCAGGTTATAGAAAAAAGTGCAGAAAAAATAATAAAGATTTATAAGGAGTGGTAA
- a CDS encoding glycosyltransferase family 4 protein — protein sequence MKVLLFSEGKNLFKKSGVGKALEHQMKALELAGVNYTLDPDEDYDIAHINTIGVLSEKILINSKKKGKKVIVHTHTTYEDFRNSFLFSNYLAPFIKRRLIRMYSKADMLISPSEYTKNVVLSYGIDNKIEVVSNGVDTNKFNCNNIKKIFKQTFSINKPLILSVGLPFERKGIIDFYNLAKRLPQYDFVWLGAKLNIIPKKIKKILNHKLPNLKFPGFVSDEMLISAFCEAAVFLFPSYEENEGIVVLEALSSKTPLIIRNIPVYKNWLSHKENCLKSQTFEDFIENIDLIVNNKVDVKKMVENGRKIAEERDLKNIGIKLKNIYGEIYEEEIQ from the coding sequence ATGAAAGTATTACTATTTTCTGAAGGAAAGAATTTATTCAAGAAATCTGGTGTTGGAAAAGCATTAGAACATCAAATGAAAGCATTAGAACTAGCTGGTGTTAATTATACTTTGGATCCAGATGAAGATTATGACATAGCGCATATTAATACAATAGGGGTTTTAAGTGAGAAAATATTAATAAATTCAAAGAAAAAAGGTAAAAAGGTTATAGTTCATACTCATACAACGTATGAAGATTTTAGGAACAGCTTTCTTTTCAGCAATTATTTAGCACCTTTTATAAAGAGAAGATTAATTAGAATGTATTCCAAAGCAGATATGTTGATTTCACCTTCTGAATATACAAAAAATGTAGTATTGTCTTATGGAATTGATAATAAAATTGAAGTGGTTTCTAATGGTGTCGATACAAATAAATTCAATTGTAATAATATAAAAAAAATATTTAAACAAACTTTTAGTATAAATAAACCTTTAATATTATCAGTTGGATTGCCATTTGAAAGAAAAGGGATTATAGATTTTTACAATTTAGCAAAAAGATTACCACAATATGATTTTGTTTGGTTAGGTGCAAAATTAAATATTATTCCGAAAAAAATAAAAAAAATACTAAATCATAAATTACCAAATTTAAAATTTCCTGGTTTTGTATCTGATGAAATGTTAATTTCAGCATTTTGTGAAGCAGCTGTATTTTTGTTTCCAAGTTATGAAGAAAATGAAGGAATTGTTGTTTTGGAGGCATTATCATCAAAAACACCTTTAATAATAAGAAATATTCCAGTATATAAAAATTGGTTATCTCATAAAGAAAATTGTTTAAAATCACAAACATTTGAAGATTTTATAGAAAATATTGATCTGATTGTAAATAATAAAGTAGATGTAAAAAAAATGGTGGAAAATGGTAGGAAGATAGCTGAAGAAAGAGATTTAAAAAATATTGGAATCAAATTAAAGAATATATATGGTGAGATTTATGAAGAAGAAATACAATAA
- a CDS encoding lysylphosphatidylglycerol synthase transmembrane domain-containing protein: MKKKYNNIIGLISSIIIGLLVILFIEKFYKTNFLKEIKKINIYDVISVFLIYFMGYIIDSLRYLIIIKQFGKKIRFFNLFYNNVMGLFFSSITPFAAGGQPYQIYHLNKHGLSTEHSTNIVVSRFITAMMLNLIIAFFSYKKVIHSLYGTTIESALINIGLIVSSTITILILLVFINSDIVIKILDFFKFKRVQKLKSKYLEWSKSLKESIAFLWNEKFHIMILDILLNLLVLSLQAFSLFFLFTRYANLNNNFDNFLIVFGVMMLLNMVVYYIPTPGASGTIEASYQLIFSSILKIQNGVFLSIIGWRFATYYMQIFFGVILRFVVKSFFKNIE, from the coding sequence ATGAAGAAGAAATACAATAATATAATAGGTCTTATATCTTCAATTATTATAGGATTGCTTGTTATTTTATTTATAGAAAAGTTTTACAAAACTAATTTTTTAAAAGAAATAAAGAAAATTAATATTTATGATGTTATCAGTGTATTTTTAATATATTTTATGGGATATATAATAGATTCTCTGAGATATTTAATAATTATTAAGCAATTTGGTAAAAAGATACGATTTTTTAATTTATTTTATAATAATGTTATGGGTTTATTTTTTTCTTCAATTACGCCATTTGCGGCAGGGGGACAACCTTATCAAATTTATCATTTAAATAAACATGGGTTAAGTACAGAACATTCTACAAATATAGTAGTTTCACGGTTTATTACAGCAATGATGTTGAATTTAATCATAGCTTTTTTTTCTTATAAAAAAGTTATCCATTCTTTATATGGAACAACAATAGAATCTGCTTTAATAAACATTGGATTAATTGTGTCTTCGACAATAACAATTTTAATATTACTGGTTTTTATAAATTCTGATATAGTAATAAAAATTTTAGATTTTTTTAAATTTAAAAGAGTTCAAAAATTAAAAAGTAAATATTTGGAATGGTCAAAAAGTTTAAAAGAAAGTATAGCATTTCTTTGGAATGAAAAATTTCATATAATGATTTTAGATATATTATTAAACCTTTTAGTTTTGTCTTTACAAGCTTTTTCGCTTTTTTTCTTGTTTACAAGATATGCTAATTTAAATAATAATTTTGATAATTTTCTTATAGTTTTTGGAGTAATGATGTTATTAAACATGGTAGTTTATTATATACCAACGCCAGGGGCAAGTGGAACAATAGAAGCATCTTACCAACTTATATTTTCTTCAATATTGAAGATCCAGAATGGTGTTTTTTTATCTATTATTGGGTGGAGATTTGCTACTTATTATATGCAGATTTTTTTTGGGGTAATACTTAGATTTGTTGTAAAGAGTTTTTTTAAAAATATAGAATAA